In Flavobacterium piscisymbiosum, the sequence GCTGAGGTAAGAGGTCAATTTAGTTTGGATGCAATTGCAAAAACGCGTTTGCTGGAACAGGCTAAAGAAGAAGGAATTGAAAGTTTGATTGTCACTTCGACTTGTAACAGAACCGAAATCTACGGTTTTGCAGAACATCCATTTCAATTGATAAAACTAATTTGTGATAACAGCAACGGTTCTGTTGATGCTTTTCAGAAAGTTGGTTTTGTTTACAAAAATCAGGAAGCCATTAATCATATGTTTCGTGTAGGAACTGGTTTAGACAGTCAGATTCTAGGCGATTTTGAGATTATTTCTCAAATTAAAACCAGTTTTGCGCATTCTAAATCTATGAATTTAGCGAATGCTTTCTTAGAAAGATTGGTAAACGCGGTAATTCAGGCGAGTAAAAAAATCAAAAACGAAACTGAAATTAGTTCAGGCGCAACATCAGTTTCTTTTGCATCGGTACAATACATTCTTAAAAATGTAGAAGATATCGGTAATAAAAATATTTTACTTTTTGGAACAGGAAAAATCGGAAGAAATACTTGCGAAAATCTTGTAAAACATACCAAAAACGAACATATTACTTTAATTAACCGAACTAAAGACAAAGCTGAGAAATTAGCCGGAAAACTAAATTTGATTGTTAAAGATTATTCGGAGTTACACTTAGAACTTCAAAAAGCGGATGTAGTGGTTGTCGCTACAGGTGCTCAAAACCCAACGGTTGACAAAGCCATTTTGAATCTAAAAAAACCTTTATTGATTTTAGATTTATCGATTCCAAAAAACGTAAATGAAAACGTAGAGGAATTAGAAGGTGTAACGTTGATTCACATGGATTATTTGTCTCAACTGACAGATGAAACTCTGGAAAACAGAAAACTACACATTCCGGCTGCCGAAGCAATTATCGAAGAAGTAAAAGAGGAATTTGTTACCTGGACAAAAGGAAGAAAATTTGCTCCAACTATAAATGCTTTAAAAGAAAAGCTGAACGCTATTAAAGTTTCGGAATTAGACTTTCAAAGCAGAAAAATTGCAGATTTTAATGAAGCTCAGGCTGAAATCATCAGCAACAGAATCATCCAGAAAATCACCACTCATTTTGCCAATCACTTAAAAGACGACGATACCATGGTCGATGAAAGCATCGAATGGATCGAAAAAGTCTTTAAAATAAAAGCATCTTAAAAACATAACTCCTTTCACCATATAAGTTATATAAGTTCATTTAATTATAGTTGTTTACGCATTGCTTAAATTTACTTATATAACTTATATGGTGGAAAAACAGTAAAAAATGGCTGAAAAAACAATTAGAATTGGAACTCGCGATAGCGAACTAGCACTTTGGCAAGCACATACTGTCGAAAAAAAACTAAATGATTTGGGTCATAAAACCGAAATTGTTGCGGTAAAATCTACAGGTGATATTATTCTTGACAAACCGCTTTACGAACTCGGAATCACCGGAATTTTCACTAAAACTTTAGATATTGCTATGATTAATGGCAGTATTGATATTGCGGTTCATTCTATGAAAGATGTTCCAACAGCTTTACCAAAAGGAATTGTTCAGGCGGCAGTTTTAGAAAGAGCTAATGTTTTGGATATCTTAGTTCATAAAGGAAATCCTGATTTCGCAAATCCAAGTACGATTGCAACCGGAAGTTTACGTCGTCAGGCGCAATGGTTTAACAAATATCCTAATCATACGGTGGTTGATTTACGTGGAAACGTAAATACGCGTATGCAAAAATTAGAAGACAATAACTGGGATGGAGCTGTTTTTGCTGCTGCAGGATTGGAGCGCATTAACCTAAAACCAGGAAACTTTATAGATTTAGATTGGATGATTCCGGCACCTGCACAAGGCGCAATGCTAGTTGTAGCAATGGAGAACGACAATTATACGCTGGATGCACTTTCGCAATTGAATCATATCGAAACGGAGATTTGTACCTATATTGAACGTCAGTTTTTAAGAACGCTGGAAGGCGGTTGTACGGCGCCAATTGGAGCTTTGGTAAAATATAATGAAGACGAAGACACATTGCATTTTCAAGGCGTTTTACTTTCGGTTGATGGAAAGCAAAAATTAGAAATCGATAAAACGGTTGATATTGCCGAATGGAAAAAACTAGGTTTCTTTGCTGCTCAGGAAATTTTAAACAATGGCGGAGCGGAATTGATGGCATCTATTAAAGAATCTTTAAAAAAATAATGGCAAAATCAATTCAAATATTATCTACAAAAAAGCTGCCGGGCGAACAAAAACAAGCATTGGTAAAAGCCAATATTGAAGTAACCGAATCTGATTTTATTCAAACCCAAAACAAACCTTTCGAACTTAAAGATATCAACGAGAATCTGATTTTCACGAGTCAGAATGCGGTTCACAGTGTTTTAGCTGATCCAAAATCTGAACAACTGAAAAGTAAAAATGTATTTTGCGTAGGCTTAAAAACCAAAATTCTTTTATCAGAAAGCGGATTCAATGTTGTTGCGTATACCGGTTACGCAGCAGATTTAGCAGAAATCATCACTTTGATTTACCGTACTGAAAGTTATACTTTTTTTAGCGGAAACCTTCGTAGAGAAACTTTACCACAAGCTCTAAAAGAGGCTGATGTGAAGTTTAATGAAATTCAGGTTTATGATACTTCATTAACGCCTCAGAAAATAAAAACTGCTGTTGACGGGATCTTATTTTTTAGTCCTTCCGGAGTTGAAAGTTATCTGAAAGACAACACGATCAAGAAAGAAAAGTGCTTTTGTATTGGAGAAACCACTGCAGAAGCTTTACATAAAATTACAAAAAACATCATCATTGCAGATCAGCCAACGGTTGAAGACGTCATCGAAGATGTAATTGCTGAATACAGCAATAAACTTTAAGCCTTAGGCCATAAGCAAAAAAATTTATATAGCAATACGCTTTAGGCTTTAAGCCGTAAGCAAATAATAAAACAGAAAACAACGCTTAAAGCCTAAAGCTTAAAGCCTAAAGCAACAAAAAAATGTTAAAAAACGACCTATTTTTAAAAGCATTAAAAGGAGAAACTGTTCAACGTCCGCCAGTATGGATGATGCGTCAAGCCGGAAGATATTTACCGGAATTCATCGCTTTACGTGATAAATATGATTTTTTCACAAGATGTCAAACTCCTGAATTGGCTGCAGAAATCACAGTTCAGCCTATTCGCAGAATTGCACCGGATGCAGCGATTTTATTCTCAGATATTTTGGTTGTTCCGCAAGCAATGGGAATCGAAGTTTTGATGAAAGAGAATTTTGGTCCGTTTGTACCAAATCCAATTCGTTCAATGGCTGATGTTCACAGAGTTTATGTTCCGGACATTCAGGAAACTTTAGGTTATGTAATGGATGCCATTAAATTGACTAAAGAAATGCTGAACGACGAAGTACCATTAATTGGTTTCGCTGGTTCGCCCTGGACCATTTTCTGTTATGCTGTTGAAGGAAAAGGTTCTAAAAGTTTTGATACTGCAAAAGGTTTCGCTTTCTCAAACCCTGCAGCGGCACATACATTATTACAAAAAATTACAGATACTACTATTTTATATCTTAAAGAAAAAGTAAAAGCGGGAGTTGATGCCGTTCAGATTTTTGATTCTTGGGGAGGAATGCTTTCTCCGGTTGATTATCAGGAATTTTCATGGAAATACATCAATCAAATCGTTGAGGCTTTGGCAGATCACGCTCCGGTAATTGTTTTCGGAAAAGGATGTTGGTTTGCTCTTGGCGAAATGGGTAAAAGTAGAGCTTCGGCACTTGGTGTAGACTGGACTTGTTCGCCTAGAAATGCGCGTTATTTGTCTGGTGGAAACATTACTTTACAAGGAAATTTTGATCCGTCAAGATTGCTTTCTCCAATTCCTACCATTAAAAAAATGGTTCACCAAATGATTGACGAGTTCGGAAAAGATAAATATGTTGTAAATTTAGGTCACGGAATTTTACCAAATATCCCTGTAGACCACGCAAAAGCGTTTATTGACGCGGTTAAGGAATACGGGAACTAAACAGAGTATTCGGTTTTCAGTCGCAGTTTTCAGTCTACTTTTAAACTGAAAATTGCGACTGAGACTGAAAACTAAAAAAAACCTTAGATGTTCGCAAACCTAAACTTCTCCAGAAACTCGCCCTTTTCTTTTGTAGAATATGCATTTCAGGCGTATTATGCGACTGTGTTTTTGATGGTTTGGCTGCATCCGGAAGAACATCCGGTAAGTCTTATAAATGATTTGGCTATTCTAATGGCTTTCGAATTTATTATGGTGCATTCAGGAGTTTTTATGGCGGTTATGCCTAAAAAATTGTCGCTTTTTGTGTTTTTTCCCATGTATGGATTATTTGCACTGGCTTTTCATCATTCTGTCATTAATACCAACATTTTATATATTTATTTGCTAACGGTTTTAAACCGGATGCGATTTGCTTTTTCTGATGTTAGTCCGGAAGTACGGGCTATGCAAATAGGAAAATCTGTTGCTAAAGCAATGTTGTACTTCTTTTTAATTTTTGCTGTTAGTTTTGGAAATAGTATAATTCCGCAATTTGGATTAACAGAAGAATTTTTAGAAAAATCTAAGTATTTTGACACTGTAAAATCAAGCGGATTGTTTATAGAAAAACCATATGTACCAATATGTATGGGTTTTATATACTACTCTTTGCCGGTTTTGTATTTTATTTACAGAACTATCAAAAGTTTTGGAAGAAATAATAGTGATACTTTTCAGGAAGAGAAACTTATTTTTAGCAAAACAACTTACACTCAGAAGTTTAAATCGGATAAAAGATAAAAAATCATGCTCAATAAAGGTTTAAGAGACGAAGAAAGTATTAGAATAGAGAACACTCTAAGAACTTTGCATGCGTTAATTTTTGTTCCAAAATTTTGGAATGCCGAAGATACGAGTCTTATAGATGAACAGCTAAAGAGTTTTGGCTTAAGCCTGGAAAGAACAATTGAAATCCCTGAAGAAGATCTAATTCTTCTCTTACAACAATGTCATCTCGACTGGAATCAACAGGAACAATTTGCAGATATTTTGATAGGATTGTCACAGGAAAAACAATTTGATTTTTTAGGAAAAGCACTTGCTATTTACCAATATATCCAAAAAGAAAGCAAAGTTTTTTCTTTTGGAATAAATACTAAAATTGCTTCGGCCAAAAATAAATAAACATGAGTTTTACAGATTTGAAAATAGACCGAATTGAAGATGTTTTGCCTAAAGAATTTTACAATTTAGTAAATAAAAACAGTAATCATATTGGAAAAACTTTCCCGCTAACTCTGGCCAATTCCGATTCATTAAAAAAAGCAGAAGATTTTCTGGAAGTCACTCGTAATAAAGAAAAAACCAAGGAAGGTTTTTATTTTTACGCAAGAGATATCCAAACCAACAATTTAATTGGTTATTTGTGTGTAAAAACCATTGATTACCGCATTTCGAAATGTGAATTAGGTTATTTTGTTGATGAAGATTATCAGGGAAAAGGAATTACATCAAAAATGGTTGTGGATGCACTTGAATTTTGTTTCAACGAATTGAAGATGAACAAGGTTTTCATCTGTACTTCAGAAATTAATTTAGCAAGCCAACGAATTGCATTAAAACATAATTTTAAACAAGAAGGAATTTTGCGGGACGAATTTAGAAATGGTGACGGCGAACTGCAGAATACTGTTTATTTCGGATTGCTTAAATCAGAATATAATAAAACATAGACTTCTTAAAAACATGTCGAATGAGTGGGTTACAAATTATAACTAACTGAAATTTTAAGAAAAACAGGTAAGAAAGTGGTCAATAAATTAAATGCTATTGATTATTTGGAAAACAAAAAAGAATTGGAATAATGAAAGATAAATTTTACGCATACATACAAAAGTTACAAGACCAGATTTGTGCCGGATTAGAAGCTGTTGACGGAACTACAAAATTCCGTGAAGATCTTTGGAAACGCCCGGAAGGTGGTGGCGGAAGAACTCGCGTTATTGAAAACGGAAATGTTTTTGAAAAAGGCGGTGTCAACATTTCGGCCGTTCACGGAAAATTACCGGAAGCCATGCAAAAAATGTTTGGTGTTGGCGAAGCTGATTTTTTTGCCTGCGGATTAAGTTTGGTTTTACACCCAAAGAATCCAATGACGCCAACCGTTCATGCCAATTGGCGTTATTTTGAAATGTATGACGAACAAGGAAAAGTAATCGAACAATGGTTTGGTGGCGGACAGGATTTAACGCCTTATTATTTGTTTGAAGAAGATGCCAAACACTTTCATCAAACCTGTAAAACAGCTTGCGACAAACACAATCCGGAGTTTTATCCAAAATATAAAAAACAATGCGACACTTATTTCTGGAATGCGCATAGAAACGAAGCCCGCGGAATTGGCGGTTTATTCTTTGATTATTGCAAAGCAAATGAACAAATGTCGATGGAAGACTGGTTCAGTTTTGTAACCGAAGTTGGCGATAGTTTCCTAGAAGCTTATGTTCCGATTGTAGAAAGAAGAAAAAACCTGGAATATACTCCTGAAAACAGAAACTGGCAGGAAATCCGTCGAGGGCGTTATGTTGAATTTAATCTGGTTCACGACAAAGGCACTTTATTCGGTTTAAAAACCAACGGAAGAATCGAAAGTATTTTGATGAGTTTACCTCCGCACGTGCAATGGGTTTACGATCATCATGCAGAAGCAGGAAGTGATGAAGAAAAATTAGTGAATGTGTTAGAAAATCCTGTTGACTGGATTTAATACAATTGATCATAATATTTTATTTTTAATACCCAAAAACATAGATTTAAAATTGTAATTTAGGGTTGTTTTTTGGGTATTAAAAATAAACGAATGAATCTAAAACTGATTTATATAGTATTCTTTGGAAGCGTTTTTGGGTGTTTTGCCCAAAACGATTCGCTGCAAAATCCCTATTTCAAATCGTACAATGATAATATTACCACCAGTATTTATTATTTAGACACTTCTAATAGTTTTCAGATTGCTTCAGGAGCTCAAAATTCAGAAACATTTCTTAATCTTACTCCCAATAGAAGAGAACAGATTGGTTTTAATCTAAACTATAAAATCATTGATATCTCTCTTGGTTTTGCACCAAAATTTCTTGGTGGCAACAAAGGCGATTCAAAATCCAAGCATTTTAATTTCAATACCCGTTTTTATTATAAAAAATGGATGCAGTCGTTTACTTACATCAATCAAAAAGGGTTTTATATCAGTGATGATAATATAACGGCACAATTACCGAATATGCGTACTATGAAAATTGGCGGTTCAACGTCGTATGTTTTCAATGATAAATTCTCTTTTAAAACATTGGTGAGCCAAAACGAATGGCAAACCAAAAGTTCCGGAAGTTTTATTCCAACTTTTTCATTTTACTATACCAATATAGACTTAAACACTCTCGATACACCACCCGGAGACATTTATGTTTTTACTTTAGCTCCATCCTATTTCTATAATTTTGTAATTAGTAATAGGGTTTTAATTGGTGCCGGAGTTGCTTTAGGTGTTGGAATTAATGACATCAACGGAGACACATCTGCTTTATATCAAGGTGATTTCAATTTAAAACTGGCGTATAATAACGATCGTTTCTTTGCTTTTGCAAGTATGAATGCTACAAGTTTTGCTCAGGACGATAAGGTCAGTCCGCGATTGAATGATAATATTGTTACTTTAAAACTTTCTGCAGGTTACCGATTTGATCCGCCAAAAAAAGTAAAAGAGGTTTACGATAAAGTAAATCAGAAAATAGGTTTGTAATAGCCATTAAATTTAAAACAAAACATTATGAAAAATAGAGAACGATACATAGCACAACTAAACCGTATGCATTCCGGAAAAGGATTTATAGCCGCACTGGATCAAAGTGGCGGAAGCACTCCAAAAGCCTTAGCACAATACGGTGTACAGGAAAGCAGTTTTACAAACGACGACGAAATGTATACTCTTGTACATGAAATGAGAACCCGAATTATAAAAAGTCCTGCCTTTGATCGCGAATATATTCTGGGCGCTATTTTGTTCGAAAATACTATGGATCGTAAAATCGACGAACAATGGACAGCCGACTATTTGTGGGAGAAAAAAAACATAGTTCCGTTTTTAAAAGTCGATAAAGGACTTGCCGACCTTGTAAATGGCGTACAATTGATGAAGCCTATTGCTAATTTAGATGAATTGCTGACTCGTGCTGTAGAAAAAAATGTTTTTGGCACTAAGATGCGTTCTGTAATTAAAGAAGCCAATGCAGCTGGAATTCGTGAAGTAGTCGAACAACAATTTGCGGTAGGTTTACAAATTTTCGGAAAAGGACTTATCCCGATTATCGAACCTGAAGTAGATATTTACAGCGCTGATAAAGAAAAATCTGAAGAAATTCTAAAAGAAGAAATCAAAAAACAGCTTAATTTACTGGGTAAAGAGGTAAAAGTAATGCTGAAATTGTCTCTCCCGACTGTGAATGATTTTTACAAAGAACTAATGTCAGATCCGCATGTGGTGCGTGTTGTAGCATTGTCCGGCGGATACGGTCAGGATGAAGCCAATGATAAACTTTCGCAAAACCACGGATTGATTGCCAGTTTCTCGCGAGCATTGTCTGAAGGTCTTTCAGCAGGTCAGTCTGATGCTGATTTTAATACTAAACTGGGCAAAACCATCAAAGAAATTTATGCAGCTTCGATCACATAATCGAATATTCTTTAATACATAAAAAATCCCCGAAAATTGAAAACTTTCGGGGATTTGCTTTTTATAATTTTACAACTATTTAGAGGTTAATTCCTGAGTTAAATCTAAAGTTTGCAGAATGATATTTTTATCAGATTTCAACGAGTTCAATTTAAACCCAAAAACCAATTTATTGTTGATTAACTTTTTAGGAGATTCAAATGTGATGTCTGAAAATTGCTCCGAAAACTTGCTGAATTTCCCTAAATCCGAAGGGTTAGCTTCACCTGATTTGCCAAATGCATTTATTAGTTCGGCCATATTCAGTTTTCCAAACATATAGTTTTTCTTCAAA encodes:
- the hemA gene encoding glutamyl-tRNA reductase, producing the protein MENNNVPKHLYFYSVGLSYKKADAEVRGQFSLDAIAKTRLLEQAKEEGIESLIVTSTCNRTEIYGFAEHPFQLIKLICDNSNGSVDAFQKVGFVYKNQEAINHMFRVGTGLDSQILGDFEIISQIKTSFAHSKSMNLANAFLERLVNAVIQASKKIKNETEISSGATSVSFASVQYILKNVEDIGNKNILLFGTGKIGRNTCENLVKHTKNEHITLINRTKDKAEKLAGKLNLIVKDYSELHLELQKADVVVVATGAQNPTVDKAILNLKKPLLILDLSIPKNVNENVEELEGVTLIHMDYLSQLTDETLENRKLHIPAAEAIIEEVKEEFVTWTKGRKFAPTINALKEKLNAIKVSELDFQSRKIADFNEAQAEIISNRIIQKITTHFANHLKDDDTMVDESIEWIEKVFKIKAS
- the hemC gene encoding hydroxymethylbilane synthase, giving the protein MAEKTIRIGTRDSELALWQAHTVEKKLNDLGHKTEIVAVKSTGDIILDKPLYELGITGIFTKTLDIAMINGSIDIAVHSMKDVPTALPKGIVQAAVLERANVLDILVHKGNPDFANPSTIATGSLRRQAQWFNKYPNHTVVDLRGNVNTRMQKLEDNNWDGAVFAAAGLERINLKPGNFIDLDWMIPAPAQGAMLVVAMENDNYTLDALSQLNHIETEICTYIERQFLRTLEGGCTAPIGALVKYNEDEDTLHFQGVLLSVDGKQKLEIDKTVDIAEWKKLGFFAAQEILNNGGAELMASIKESLKK
- a CDS encoding uroporphyrinogen-III synthase, which codes for MAKSIQILSTKKLPGEQKQALVKANIEVTESDFIQTQNKPFELKDINENLIFTSQNAVHSVLADPKSEQLKSKNVFCVGLKTKILLSESGFNVVAYTGYAADLAEIITLIYRTESYTFFSGNLRRETLPQALKEADVKFNEIQVYDTSLTPQKIKTAVDGILFFSPSGVESYLKDNTIKKEKCFCIGETTAEALHKITKNIIIADQPTVEDVIEDVIAEYSNKL
- the hemE gene encoding uroporphyrinogen decarboxylase codes for the protein MLKNDLFLKALKGETVQRPPVWMMRQAGRYLPEFIALRDKYDFFTRCQTPELAAEITVQPIRRIAPDAAILFSDILVVPQAMGIEVLMKENFGPFVPNPIRSMADVHRVYVPDIQETLGYVMDAIKLTKEMLNDEVPLIGFAGSPWTIFCYAVEGKGSKSFDTAKGFAFSNPAAAHTLLQKITDTTILYLKEKVKAGVDAVQIFDSWGGMLSPVDYQEFSWKYINQIVEALADHAPVIVFGKGCWFALGEMGKSRASALGVDWTCSPRNARYLSGGNITLQGNFDPSRLLSPIPTIKKMVHQMIDEFGKDKYVVNLGHGILPNIPVDHAKAFIDAVKEYGN
- a CDS encoding GNAT family N-acetyltransferase; this encodes MSFTDLKIDRIEDVLPKEFYNLVNKNSNHIGKTFPLTLANSDSLKKAEDFLEVTRNKEKTKEGFYFYARDIQTNNLIGYLCVKTIDYRISKCELGYFVDEDYQGKGITSKMVVDALEFCFNELKMNKVFICTSEINLASQRIALKHNFKQEGILRDEFRNGDGELQNTVYFGLLKSEYNKT
- the hemF gene encoding oxygen-dependent coproporphyrinogen oxidase gives rise to the protein MKDKFYAYIQKLQDQICAGLEAVDGTTKFREDLWKRPEGGGGRTRVIENGNVFEKGGVNISAVHGKLPEAMQKMFGVGEADFFACGLSLVLHPKNPMTPTVHANWRYFEMYDEQGKVIEQWFGGGQDLTPYYLFEEDAKHFHQTCKTACDKHNPEFYPKYKKQCDTYFWNAHRNEARGIGGLFFDYCKANEQMSMEDWFSFVTEVGDSFLEAYVPIVERRKNLEYTPENRNWQEIRRGRYVEFNLVHDKGTLFGLKTNGRIESILMSLPPHVQWVYDHHAEAGSDEEKLVNVLENPVDWI
- a CDS encoding DUF4421 family protein, encoding MNLKLIYIVFFGSVFGCFAQNDSLQNPYFKSYNDNITTSIYYLDTSNSFQIASGAQNSETFLNLTPNRREQIGFNLNYKIIDISLGFAPKFLGGNKGDSKSKHFNFNTRFYYKKWMQSFTYINQKGFYISDDNITAQLPNMRTMKIGGSTSYVFNDKFSFKTLVSQNEWQTKSSGSFIPTFSFYYTNIDLNTLDTPPGDIYVFTLAPSYFYNFVISNRVLIGAGVALGVGINDINGDTSALYQGDFNLKLAYNNDRFFAFASMNATSFAQDDKVSPRLNDNIVTLKLSAGYRFDPPKKVKEVYDKVNQKIGL
- a CDS encoding fructose bisphosphate aldolase; its protein translation is MKNRERYIAQLNRMHSGKGFIAALDQSGGSTPKALAQYGVQESSFTNDDEMYTLVHEMRTRIIKSPAFDREYILGAILFENTMDRKIDEQWTADYLWEKKNIVPFLKVDKGLADLVNGVQLMKPIANLDELLTRAVEKNVFGTKMRSVIKEANAAGIREVVEQQFAVGLQIFGKGLIPIIEPEVDIYSADKEKSEEILKEEIKKQLNLLGKEVKVMLKLSLPTVNDFYKELMSDPHVVRVVALSGGYGQDEANDKLSQNHGLIASFSRALSEGLSAGQSDADFNTKLGKTIKEIYAASIT